In Luteitalea sp. TBR-22, one genomic interval encodes:
- a CDS encoding L-lactate permease: MWSQVYDPFGQPWLSTLCAALPVVALLGSLAFLKLHAHVAALVGLVTSLAVAVLVFGMPSSMALASAGYGAAYGLLPIGWIVINVIFLYQLTEQRGLFATLRQSITHVTTDARLQLLLVAFAFGAFFEGAAGFGTPVAVTGALLIGLGFAPLAASGLSLIANTAPVAFGALGTPIIALAAVSGLDLLALSGMVGRQLPLFSVIVPFWLIAAFAGWRGMLGVWPAILAAGVPFAVLQALVSNLHGPWLVDVVAAIASMGSLVLFLRVWHPSDGWLPGDRLGASRDAHLPTPSRGEVVRAWVPWAILSLVVFTWGLPPVKAALDAATTVKIPVPGLHDLVERVPPVVATAAREPAVFALSWLSSTGSGILVAALVAGLVMGCSIGELARTYWKTLRLVRTSLVTIAVMMAIGFTTRYSGLDATLGLAFAGTGVLYPFFGTLLGWLGVALTGSDTSSNVLFGSLQRITAEQLGLNPVLMAAANSSGGVMGKMIDAQSIVVASTATRWYGHEGDILRYVFWHSLVLAGLVGLFVFLQAYVPPFTRLVW; encoded by the coding sequence ATGTGGAGCCAGGTGTACGACCCCTTCGGCCAGCCCTGGCTGTCGACCCTCTGCGCGGCCCTGCCCGTGGTCGCGCTGCTCGGCTCGCTGGCGTTCCTCAAGCTGCACGCCCACGTCGCCGCGCTCGTCGGCCTGGTGACGTCACTGGCGGTGGCCGTGCTGGTGTTCGGCATGCCCTCGTCGATGGCCCTCGCTTCGGCCGGCTACGGCGCGGCCTACGGCCTGTTGCCGATCGGCTGGATCGTCATCAACGTCATCTTCCTGTACCAACTGACAGAGCAGCGCGGGCTGTTTGCCACGCTCCGGCAGAGCATCACGCACGTCACGACCGACGCGCGGCTGCAGCTGCTGCTCGTCGCCTTCGCGTTCGGCGCGTTCTTCGAAGGCGCTGCCGGCTTCGGGACGCCGGTGGCCGTGACCGGCGCGCTGCTCATCGGCCTCGGCTTCGCGCCGCTGGCCGCCTCCGGGCTCTCGCTCATCGCCAACACGGCGCCGGTGGCCTTCGGCGCGCTCGGCACGCCGATCATCGCGCTGGCCGCGGTGAGCGGCCTCGACCTGCTCGCCCTGAGCGGCATGGTCGGGCGTCAGCTGCCCCTGTTCTCGGTGATCGTGCCGTTCTGGCTGATTGCGGCGTTTGCCGGCTGGCGGGGCATGCTCGGCGTGTGGCCAGCCATCCTCGCGGCAGGCGTGCCCTTCGCGGTGTTGCAGGCGCTGGTCTCCAACCTGCACGGCCCGTGGCTGGTCGACGTGGTGGCGGCCATCGCGTCGATGGGATCGCTGGTGCTCTTCCTGCGCGTGTGGCATCCCTCGGACGGCTGGCTCCCCGGCGATCGGCTGGGCGCCTCGCGCGATGCGCACCTGCCGACGCCGAGCCGTGGCGAGGTGGTGCGCGCGTGGGTGCCGTGGGCCATCCTCAGCCTGGTCGTGTTCACGTGGGGCCTGCCGCCGGTGAAGGCGGCGCTCGATGCGGCGACGACGGTGAAGATCCCGGTGCCCGGCCTGCACGACCTGGTGGAACGGGTGCCGCCGGTGGTGGCGACGGCGGCGAGGGAACCTGCCGTCTTCGCGCTGTCGTGGCTGTCGTCGACGGGCAGTGGCATCCTCGTCGCCGCACTCGTCGCGGGACTCGTGATGGGCTGCTCGATCGGCGAGTTGGCGCGGACCTACTGGAAGACGCTGCGGCTGGTGCGGACGTCGCTGGTCACCATCGCCGTGATGATGGCGATTGGCTTCACCACGCGGTACTCGGGGCTGGATGCGACGCTCGGGCTCGCCTTCGCGGGCACGGGCGTGCTGTACCCGTTCTTCGGGACCCTGCTCGGGTGGCTCGGGGTGGCGCTCACCGGCTCGGACACCTCGTCCAACGTGCTGTTCGGCAGCCTGCAGCGGATCACCGCCGAGCAACTGGGGCTCAACCCGGTGCTGATGGCCGCGGCCAACAGCTCCGGCGGCGTGATGGGCAAGATGATCGACGCGCAGTCGATCGTCGTGGCGAGCACCGCCACGCGCTGGTACGGCCACGAAGGCGACATCCTGCGCTACGTCTTCTGGCACAGCCTGGTGCTGGCCGGCCTCGTCGGGCTCTTCGTGTTCCTGCAGGCGTACGTGCCGCCGTTCACGCGGCTGGTCTGGTAG